atgggtttggcatccctagtttggaaggttcttattatccatcctgtcatttttctagcagatgcgattgatacaatgttatggtccttgaaggtgagatcctccgacatgatcactcccaggtgtttggcgttagtttttcgctctattgtgtggttggaatttgttttatactatgatgaagttttaatttcctcacgtttaccatatcggagtaattgaaatttctcatcgttgaacttcatattgttttctgcagcccattgaaagatttggttgatgtccgcctggagacttgcagtgtctgcaatggaagacactgtcatgcagattcgggtgtcatctgcaaaggaagacacggtaagtaagtaagtaagtttattcaggtatacacaaatacagttacatagaattataatacatagcagcatatgtgtagagaacctaggataacccagaaaagtggctgtggcttatatccttgtctatgtcagatatgaagataagaaacaagatgggagcgagcactgtgccttgcggaacagagctactctttgtgttctatttatcagggaattgtagatccatctaccaatttttcctgttattcctttagcacacattttgtgcgctattatgccatggtcacacttgtcgaaggcttttgcaaaagtctgtgtatattacatctgtattcttttcgtcttctagtgcatctaggactttgtcatagtgatccagtagttgggacagacaggagcgacctgctctaaacccatgttgccctgggttgtgtaattgatgggtatctagatggatgacgatcttgcttcttagggccctttcaaagatttttatgagttagtttagtttaatatgtttattatgcaccccatacccatcctgtgggcggtagtcaaaagattacagaggtacataattggtccagggactggactccaaagttttgatagctgagcaagttacagaggtaatgaactcacaatttacaaaggtaatgaactcacaatttacaaaggtaatgaactcacaatttacaaaggtaatgaactccaggtaggtctggtcacaatcatgacaagttacaaaggtatttacagattacagaggtacgtaatgggtccagggactgggcccccaaagttttgatagatgtactggatacaaaggtaatgagctcacaagttacaaaggtaatgaattctgtagaatggttacttacgtttatacatggctacaatcatgaacaaattatagagtaatgagcaattcacacttccacacccggtcaaaactgtaatgagttattggtgcaaatattgattgttgagtcacacacaccacacacacacacacacacacacacacacacacacacacacacacacacatatatatatatatatatatatatatatacaaattcacacacacacacacacacacataaacacacacacacacacacacacacacacacacacacacacacacacacacacacacacacacacacacacacacacacacacacacacacacataaacatacacacacacacacacacacacacacacacacacacacacacacacacacacacacaaactcatacacacgcacgcacacacactcataccggtgaagagcaaccggtgaagaggcggggccaggagctaagactcgacccctgcaaccacaaataggtgagtacaaataggtgagtacacacacacacccactcatacacacacacacactcatacacatacacacgcacacacaaacacacacaaacacacacacacacacacacacacacacacacacacacacacacacacacacacacacacacacacacacacacacaagcactggacaagcacctaaagtcagttcctgatcagccgggctgtggctcgtacgttggtttgcgtgcagccagcagcaacagcctggttgatcaggctctgattcaccaggaggcctggtcacagaccgggccgcgggggagttgacccccggaactctctccaggtaaacacacaggagcttggactcgactccgGAGGCAGAGCTCAATAACACCTACACTTTGGTGGCCCTTacaaaccccaacaacaacaagttGTCCCTACGTCTCCTTTCCGGTTCTGGGCTTGTGGCACACACACGTTTATTTTTTTGGCCCAACGGAAGACTGTGGGTGCTTTCGATATATACATCTTGTTACTATAGATCCATGTTCTTGTTGGCTGGGTTTCTACAGTTCTTTTATTCTTCATGACACAAATGATTAAGAAGGAACATCAGTTAAGACTTGGTTCCGCTAAGTTATTATCGTGGAGGTACCTTCATGTTTTTTAATGACTATTTTCAAACGAAAAGTTATTAGTCATGGCTGCTGAGGCAAAAAATGCAGCCGACATTACTAACAAGGGTAAGCATGGAGTGCTATTCACACCACAAGAGATTGATCAAATCGCCAGGTTCCTTGTTGCAAATCAGCGGCGAGAAAGAGAAAATCTTATCATCCCCAGAACCTTCACTCCCGTAGTGATGAAATCTAGAGAAGAGAAAGCCGTAGAGGCAGTCTTTGAAAGTTGTCCCTTCAAGGCTGTTTTATCGCTATTTGCAGGTAATGCCAGTTGTTTTATAGATTTTATAAGACATTATTATATGGAAGTAATTTGAGAATCATAGAATGAACaaatgtgtacactgtacatcacattATATTCCCTATATCATGAGTACTATATTTCAATTAGTTACTGTCTCCTATAGAAATCATTAATGTtgctataaaaaaaattataaatttaacTTATTACTGTATTGTTATAGCATTGTTGTTAAAAATGGTTATCATTAATTTACAGGCTTTGTGCTTGGTGGAGGTATTGGTTTATTTGCTGCCAGTGTCACACCTTCCATTCCAACCCCAGACAAACCATTGCCATCTGCTCgagaagtaattttttttttgttttaatatgcAATGAATCAtgatacttttattattatttttaaggaTTTTGAATACCTCAGGAAAAAGGAGAGCATTGCAGTCATAAAGAATTTTGATTAGGTGGAAAGGTGTGTGGGTAGAATTGTGCTGCATATTCTATATATATTTTGTTACAGTAGTTACTTTTATTGAATGGAAACCTATTTCAATAAGAAATTTAGGTGTTATTACCCATGAGGGCAGACTCTCTCCTTGAGAATTAAAGTGCTAGGTTCATTGTGTTAAAAGGGAAGTCATGTAACAAGAAGGCCACCTTCAGCTTGTCTCATATTCTCATGTAACCCAGTGTCTTGATTCCTCCCATGATTCATACCTGGTTGTACCAGTCATTTCTTCAGAGCCTTTATTGCTCACCTGACTTACATTTGGAACATTCATTAGAATAGAcatcatacctcacagaagaagtacaaagggaacaaagggccatacaggatattgcaagaaactcaaaatatttctattcctatgcaaaatccaagctaagaactacctgtagaattggaccactactgagaggaggcTCATA
This region of Cherax quadricarinatus isolate ZL_2023a chromosome 57, ASM3850222v1, whole genome shotgun sequence genomic DNA includes:
- the LOC128685666 gene encoding mitochondrial import inner membrane translocase subunit Tim22-like; this translates as MAAEAKNAADITNKGKHGVLFTPQEIDQIARFLVANQRRERENLIIPRTFTPVVMKSREEKAVEAVFESCPFKAVLSLFAGFVLGGGIGLFAASVTPSIPTPDKPLPSAREVLRELKVSTISYGKNFAAIGFLFSGVECAIESYRGKTDWKNGTYAGAVTGGVLGLRAGVKAGVAGAFGFAVFSFAIDYYMRH